One stretch of Oncorhynchus keta strain PuntledgeMale-10-30-2019 chromosome 18, Oket_V2, whole genome shotgun sequence DNA includes these proteins:
- the LOC118397169 gene encoding protein YIF1B-like isoform X2 codes for MDMDYTATQSGFTQYPKLRMRNTSKDRTDPSQLFDDTSAAPGVEPAGFPGQGVGAMGYPGQTLLSDPMSNLAMAYGSSLASQGKDLVDKNLDRFLPISKLKYYFAVDTVYVGKKLGLLVFPYMHQNWEVSYQQDTPVAPRFDINAPDLYIPAMGFITYILVSGLALGTQNRFTPEILGMQASSALVWLIMEVLAVLLSLYLVTVNTDLTTIDLVAFSGYKYVGMIVGVVAGLLFGRTGYYLTLLWCCISIFIFMIRTLRLKLLSEAAAQGVLIHRARNQLRMYLTMSIAAAQPIFMYWLTYHLVG; via the exons ATGGACATGGATTACACAGCAACCCAAAGTGGGTTCACACAGT ATCCCAAATTGAGGATGAGGAACACGTCAAAGGACAGAACAGATCCCAGCCAGCTGTTTGACGACACCAGCGCAGCGCCGGGGGTGGAGCCCGCTGGGTTCCCGGGCCAGGGTGTTGGGGCGATGGGCTACCCCGGCCAGACCCTCCTCTCAGACCCCATGTCCAACTTGGCCATGGCGTACGGAAGCAGCCTGGCCAGCCAGGGCAAAGACTTGGTAGACAAAAAT CTGGATCGTTTCCTCCCCATCTCCAAACTGAAGTATTACTTTGCTGTGGACACAGTTTACGTGGGCAAGAAACTCGGACTGCTCGTCTTCCCCTACATGCACCAG aACTGGGAAGTGAGCTACCAACAGGACACCCCAGTGGCTCCACGCTTTGATATCAACGCTCCTGACTTGTACATTCCAG CAATGGGTTTCATCACATACATCCTGGTGTCTGGGTTAGCACTTGGAACACAGAACAG gtttACCCCTGAGATCCTGGGCATGCAGGCCAGCTCGGCCCTGGTGTGGCTCATCATGGAGGTGCTGGCTGTCCTCCTCAGTCTCTACCTGGTCACAGTCAACACAGACCTCACCACCATCGACCTTGTGGCCTTCTCCGGATACAAATATGTGGG GATGATTGTAGGGGTCGTGGCAGGGTTACTATTTGGTCGAACGGGTTATTACCTAACGCTGCTGTGGTGCTGTATATCCATCTTCATCTTCATG ATCCGCACATTGAGACTAAAGCTCCTGTCTGAGGCAGCAGCCCAAGGCGTGTTGATCCACAGGGCCAGGAACCAGCTGAGGATGTACCTGACCATGTCCATCGCAGCCGCCCAGCCCATATTCATGTACTGGTTGACCTATCACCTGGTCGGGTAA
- the LOC118397169 gene encoding protein YIF1B-like isoform X1, with the protein MDMDYTATQSGFTQCKLLGQRIDPKLRMRNTSKDRTDPSQLFDDTSAAPGVEPAGFPGQGVGAMGYPGQTLLSDPMSNLAMAYGSSLASQGKDLVDKNLDRFLPISKLKYYFAVDTVYVGKKLGLLVFPYMHQNWEVSYQQDTPVAPRFDINAPDLYIPAMGFITYILVSGLALGTQNRFTPEILGMQASSALVWLIMEVLAVLLSLYLVTVNTDLTTIDLVAFSGYKYVGMIVGVVAGLLFGRTGYYLTLLWCCISIFIFMIRTLRLKLLSEAAAQGVLIHRARNQLRMYLTMSIAAAQPIFMYWLTYHLVG; encoded by the exons ATGGACATGGATTACACAGCAACCCAAAGTGGGTTCACACAGTGTAAGTTACTTGGTCAAAGGATTG ATCCCAAATTGAGGATGAGGAACACGTCAAAGGACAGAACAGATCCCAGCCAGCTGTTTGACGACACCAGCGCAGCGCCGGGGGTGGAGCCCGCTGGGTTCCCGGGCCAGGGTGTTGGGGCGATGGGCTACCCCGGCCAGACCCTCCTCTCAGACCCCATGTCCAACTTGGCCATGGCGTACGGAAGCAGCCTGGCCAGCCAGGGCAAAGACTTGGTAGACAAAAAT CTGGATCGTTTCCTCCCCATCTCCAAACTGAAGTATTACTTTGCTGTGGACACAGTTTACGTGGGCAAGAAACTCGGACTGCTCGTCTTCCCCTACATGCACCAG aACTGGGAAGTGAGCTACCAACAGGACACCCCAGTGGCTCCACGCTTTGATATCAACGCTCCTGACTTGTACATTCCAG CAATGGGTTTCATCACATACATCCTGGTGTCTGGGTTAGCACTTGGAACACAGAACAG gtttACCCCTGAGATCCTGGGCATGCAGGCCAGCTCGGCCCTGGTGTGGCTCATCATGGAGGTGCTGGCTGTCCTCCTCAGTCTCTACCTGGTCACAGTCAACACAGACCTCACCACCATCGACCTTGTGGCCTTCTCCGGATACAAATATGTGGG GATGATTGTAGGGGTCGTGGCAGGGTTACTATTTGGTCGAACGGGTTATTACCTAACGCTGCTGTGGTGCTGTATATCCATCTTCATCTTCATG ATCCGCACATTGAGACTAAAGCTCCTGTCTGAGGCAGCAGCCCAAGGCGTGTTGATCCACAGGGCCAGGAACCAGCTGAGGATGTACCTGACCATGTCCATCGCAGCCGCCCAGCCCATATTCATGTACTGGTTGACCTATCACCTGGTCGGGTAA
- the LOC118397170 gene encoding HHIP-like protein 1, producing MSRANIGRLSNSQAPGEGTESPLHTDLLEFCVSPVLSSTGGRVNYYCNEQGKCKGVELLSRWLLVLLVLHAPRHGTTHPQCLDYKPPFQPREPLVFCKEYAKFGCCDLEKDDKISQNFYKIMDYFDYSGYMTCAKYIRTILCQECSPYSAHLYDAEDANTPMRELPGLCGDYCSEFWHQCRYTISLLTDNNATVGIEEDRNKFCNFLELKDREYCYPNVLSDDKLNANLGDVRADPEGCLQLCLQEVANGLRNPVAMVHADDGTHRFFVAEQLGYVWTYLPNGSRIDRPFLNLTKAVLTSPWAGDERGFLCMALHPRFTLVQKAYVYYSVSVKKEERIRISEFTLSADDMNQLDHSSERTILEVVEPASNHNGGQLLFGHDGYLYIFIGDGGRAGDPFGKFGNSQNKSTLLGKVLRLDVDNNDDVEPYSIPSDNPFLGEKGSLPEIYAYGVRNMWRCSIDRGDLITGQGRGRLLCGDVGQNKFEEVDLIVKGGNYGWRAKEGFSCYDNRLCHNSSLDDILPIFAYPHKLGKSVTGGYIYRGCQMPNLNGLYIFGDFMSGRLMSLKENQSTGKWEYKEICMGKDQTCRFPKLINSYYKYIISFAEDEAGELYFLATGAPSASARAGVIYKIMDPSRRAPPGKCNFKPTLVKIKGKLIHFHPKEEFVIDKKPTTTAAPTITARTTATTTLRTPPTTLRSMTTRPTYTPPTATLKATANPATIRATVEPLTTRATVKPVTTPSNPTSMQQRTTGTVTPALTISWRQVMTARPGQATTPSRQRPSLSYTRPTVTPKPRPLLTTGARRPSPPTARPLTRPQPHATVRPFPLGVTTNRPQTTPRPTYWTAATKHTTQRPNFTLSKAQDKFLKGQSDKTEHSTGNRVNKKNRGSKPGKQRRRKHRAGSVRLISAEQLSDRGRVEIYIRGEWGTVCDDLFNSKAATVVCQQLGFPVALRVAKRAELGGGSGSILLDDVECEGTERTLLDCKRAKLGKHNCAHDEDVGVVCGYHHDEDK from the exons ATGTCCAGAGCAAACATAGGAAGGCTCTCCAACAGTCAGGCACCTGGGGAAGGGACAGAATCACCACTACACACAGACCTTTTGGAATTTTGCGTCTCTCCAGTACTTAGCTCTACAGGTGGCAGGGTAAACTACTATTGCAATGAGCAGGGTAAGTGTAAAGGAGTTGAGCTGCTGTCCCGTTGgctgttggtcctactggtccTACACGCACCCCGACATGGGACCACCCATCCCCAGTGCCTGGATTACAAGCCCCCCTTCCAGCCACGGGAGCCTCTGGTCTTCTGTAAGGAGTACGCCAAGTTTGGTTGCTGTGACCTGGAGAAAGATGACAAGATCTCCCAGAACTTCTACAAGATCATGGACTATTTTGACTACTCGGGTTACATGACCTGTGCGAAATACATACGCACCATCCTCTGTCAG GAGTGCTCTCCCTACTCTGCCCACCTGTACGATGCTGAAGATGCCAACACGCCCATGAGGGAGCTGCCAGGCCTGTGCGGAGACTACTGCTCTGAGTTCTGGCACCAGTGCCGCTACACCATTAGCCTGCTCACCGACAACAACGCCACGGTGGGCATAGAGGAGGACCGCAATAAGTTCTGTAACTTCCTGGAGCTCAAAGACAGGGAGTACTGTTACCCTAACGTGCTCTCCGACGACAAGCTCAACGCCAACCTGGGAGATGTTCGGGCGGACCCCGAGGGCTGTCTCCAACTGTGTCTGCAGGAGGTGGCCAACGGCCTGAGGAACCCGGTGGCAATGGTCCACGCCGACGACGGGACCCACCGCTTCTTTGTGGCCGAGCAGCTGGGCTACGTGTGGACGTACCTGCCCAACGGCTCCCGTATTGACCGGCCCTTCCTCAACCTAACTAAGGCAGTGCTCACCTCTCCCTGGGCAGGGGATGAGAGAGGCTTCCTCTGCATGGCCCTCCACCCGCGCTTCACACTGGTGCAGAAGGCCTATGTCTACTACTCTGTGTCtgtgaagaaggaggagaggatccGCATTAGTGAGTTCACACTGTCCGCTGACGATATGAACCAACTAGATCACTCCTCAGAGAG AACTATTTTGGAAGTGGTGGAACCTGCCTCGAACCACAACGGGGGCCAGCTTCTCTTCGGACACGATGGCTACCTCTATATCTTCATCGGCGATGGGGGAAGAGCAGGGGATCCCTTTGGCAAGTTTGGGAACTCCCAGAATAA GTCCACTCTGTTGGGCAAGGTGCTGCGTCTCGATGTGGACAACAACGATGACGTGGAACCCTACAGCATCCCATCGGACAATCCTTTCCTGGGGGAGAAGGGCTCGCTGCCTGAGATCTACGCCTACGGGGTGCGTAACATGTGGCGCTGCTCCATCGACCGGGGCGACCTCATCACGGGGCAGGGCCGTGGCCGACTGCTCTGCGGGGACGTGGGACAGAATAAGTTTGAAGAGGTGGACCTCATAGTCAAGGGTGGCAACTATGGCTGGAGAGCCAAGGAGGGCTTCTCTTGCTATGACAACAGATTGTGTCACAACTCCTCTCTTG ATGACATCCTGCCTATTTTTGCTTACCCCCACAAACTGGGGAAGTCGGTCACTGGAGGCTACATATACCGCGGCTGCCAGATGCCTAATCTCAATGGCCTCTACATATTCGGGGATTTCATGAGTGG GCGCCTGATGTCACTGAAGGAGAACCAAAGCACTGGGAAGTGGGAGTACAAGGAGATCTGTATGGGAAAAGACCAGACGTGCCGATTCCCCAAACTTATCAACAGCTATTACAAATACATAATTTCCTTTGCTGAAGATGAGGCAG GGGAGCTGTACTTCCTGGCAACGGGAGCTCCCAGTGCGTCTGCCAGAGCGGGGGTGATCTATAAGATAATGGATCCATCCAG GAGAGCACCTCCAGGCAAGTGCAACTTCAAGCCAACTCTTGTCAAGATTAAAGGCAAGCTGATTCACTTCCACCCGAAGGAGG AGTTTGTCATTGACAAGAAGCCGACGACCACCGCTGCGCCCACTATTACTGCGAGAACAACAGCTACCACCACGCTCCGTACTCCTCCGACCACCCTGCGCTCCATGACGACGAGACCTACCTACACACCTCCAACTGCAACCCTGAAGGCTACTGCTAATCCTGCAACGATAAGGGCTACAGTTGAACCTCTAACAACACGAGCTACTGTTAAACCTGTAACAACACCTTCCAATCCCACCTCAATGCAGCAGAGGACTACTGGTACCGTTACACCTGCACTGACCATCTCATGGAGACAGGTAATGACGGCCAGGCCAGGTCAAGCCACCACTCCTTCCCGGCAGAGACCGTCGTTGTCCTACACCAGGCCCACTGTTACCCCAAAGCCCCGGCCACTATTGACAACTGGAGCCAGAAGGCCCTCTCCACCAACAGCACGACCCTTGACCCGACCGCAACCACACGCCACAGTCAGACCCTTTCCACTAGGAGTTACGACCAATCGGCCCCAGACAACACCAAGGCCTACGTACTGGACAGCTGCAACAAAGCACACCACCCAGAGGCCTAACTTCACTCTCTCAAAGGCCCAGGACAAGTTCCTGAAAGGGCAGAGTGACAAGACAGAACATTCCACAGGGAACCGAGTCAACAAGAAGAACCGGGGTTCCAAACCTGGGAAGCAGCGGCGCCGGAAGCATCGGGCTGGGTCGGTGCGGCTGATCAGTGCAGAGCAGCTGTCGGATCGTGGGCGGGTGGAGATTTACATTCGGGGGGAGTGGGGCACAGTATGTGATGACTTGTTTAATAGTAAAGCGGCTACGGTGGTCTGCCAGCAACTAGGCTTCCCTGTAGCCCTGCGTGTGGCTAAACGGGCAGAGCTGGGGGGTGGCAGTGGCAGTATCCTGCTAGATGATGTGGAGTGTGAGGGCACAGAGAGGACGTTACTGGACTGCAAACGGGCAAAGTTGGGCAAGCACAATTGTGCACACGATGAGGATGTGGGGGTGGTGTGTGGCTACCACCACGACGAGGATAAATAA